From one Lotus japonicus ecotype B-129 chromosome 3, LjGifu_v1.2 genomic stretch:
- the LOC130747722 gene encoding aquaporin PIP2-7-like gives MDPTDCRVVDIDDARCSMVDKKSPNFLASIGAHEFYSIEMWKAALTELMTSACLMFTLISTIIACLDSHEVDPKLIVPFAVFVITFLFLMVAAPLSGGLISPVFTFIAALKGLVTLARALIYVLAQCIGSIIGFYMLKSVMDPKLVHTYSLGGCSIGEDGVSIGSSLQQHAGVLLVEFACTFVVLFVGITVAFDKKRSKELGLPMVCVVVSASVALAVFVSITVTGRAGYAGVGINPGRCLGPALLHGGSLWSGHWVFWVGPFLACIIYYGVSVNMPKEKFEWVDGEYDILTLALGHRRIVSSNAV, from the exons ATGGATCCAACTGATTGCAGAGTAGTTGACATTGATGATGCAAGGTGCAGCATGGTTGACAAGAAGTCTCCCAATTTTCTTGCTTCCATTGGTGCTCATGAATTTTACTCAATTGAG ATGTGGAAAGCAGCGCTGACAGAGTTAATGACAAGTGCTTGTCTAATGTTCACTCTGATAAGTACAATTATTGCGTGCCTGGATTCACATGAGGTTGATCCAAAGCTTATTGTCCCCTTTGCGGTCTTTGTCatcaccttcttgtttcttaTGGTGGCGGCGCCGCTTTCCGGTGGACTAATCAGCCCTGTTTTCACATTCATTGCTGCTTTAAAAGGTCTTGTGACACTTGCTCGTGCTCTTATCTATGTCTTAGCACAGTGCATTGGCTCGATCATCGGTTTCTACATGCTCAAGTCTGTGATGGACCCAAAATTAGTACACACATATTCATTAGGAGGCTGTTCCATTGGTGAAGATGGAGTTAGTATTGGTTCTAGTTTACAGCAACATGCTGGTGTTTTGTTGGTGGAATTTGCTTGCACGTTtgtggttttgtttgtgggtatCACAGTGGCATTTGACAAGAAAAGGTCCAAGGAGTTGGGGTTGCCAATGGTGTGTGTGGTGGTATCTGCTTCTGTAGCACTAGCAGTGTTTGTGTCCATAACTGTGACTGGAAGGGCTGGTTATGCAGGTGTGGGGATAAACCCAGGAAGATGCTTAGGCCCAGCACTGCTTCATGGAGGCTCACTATGGAGTGGGCATTGGGTTTTCTGGGTTGGGCCTTTCTTGGCCTGTATAATCTATTATGGCGTCTCTGTGAACATGCCAAAGGAGAAATTTGAGTGGGTGGATGGGGAATATGATATCTTAACGTTGGCTTTGGGTCATAGGAGGATTGTGTCTAGTAATGCTGTTTGA